The following are from one region of the Candidatus Paceibacterota bacterium genome:
- a CDS encoding 2-oxoacid:acceptor oxidoreductase family protein, translating to MLQIRIHGRGGQGGKTAAEILATGAIRSDKYAKSFPEFGPERTGAPVQYYTKISNEEIKSNQPIIDPDVVVVLDDTLIGLVNFTDGLKEKGILVFNSSMPEEKIKENFGKYKIFVVDATKISFDLFQKNLPNVPMLGSILKATNVLDLDTIKEEVKEKFSFLPEDILEKNIKALEKGYNQIHPIK from the coding sequence ATGCTCCAAATAAGAATACATGGAAGAGGAGGACAGGGTGGTAAAACCGCAGCTGAGATTTTAGCTACCGGGGCAATAAGATCAGATAAATATGCAAAAAGTTTCCCTGAATTCGGCCCCGAGAGAACCGGCGCTCCTGTCCAATACTATACAAAAATATCTAATGAGGAAATAAAAAGCAACCAGCCAATAATAGATCCTGATGTTGTTGTAGTTTTGGACGATACCTTAATTGGGCTTGTTAATTTTACAGATGGACTCAAAGAAAAAGGTATTTTAGTTTTTAATTCTTCAATGCCAGAGGAAAAAATCAAAGAAAATTTCGGAAAATATAAAATTTTTGTTGTGGACGCGACAAAAATTTCTTTTGACCTTTTCCAAAAAAACCTTCCAAACGTTCCTATGCTTGGATCTATATTAAAGGCAACAAATGTTTTGGATCTTGATACAATAAAAGAAGAAGTTAAAGAAAAATTTTCATTTCTGCCAGAAGATATATTAGAAAAAAATATAAAAGCCCTTGAGAAGGGTTATAACCAAATTCACCCCATTAAATAA
- the acs gene encoding acetate--CoA ligase: MLTKKGGLYFPSSDFKKRAIIKNKEIYKKSLKNPIKFWEEAANEILWQKKWNKTFSHKPPYFSWFSGGKLNITENALDRNLAERRNKVALIWEPEPFEETPRILTYYELYRAVNRCANALRKMGVKKGDRVGIYLPMIPEVLISMLACARIGAVHTVVFSAFSSQALQVRLQDTGAKLLITADGYYRSGQVIDLKKNADEGIKKTKVKKVIVVKRAGNNVSIKKGKDYWWKDLMKGESDYCEPVQMDSEDLQFILYTSGSTGKPKGIVHTCGGFTVQAYLTSKLIFDLRDDDIFWSTADIGWITGHTYSCYGPLLNGATFVLFEGLPNWPYPERWCDVIEEHGVTTFYTAPTAIRMFQKQIKKIKQKLQTLQIIVSVGEPINEKAWNWYFEEVGKKNCPLLDTWWQTETGGILVTSLPGIGPFKPTFTGLPLPGVKIDILDDKGKSLPKNKEGNLVILPPFTPGMLRGVYKNHKKYVETYWAEYGDKIYFTSDGAYRDKDGLVRIVGRVDDVIKVAGHRVSTGEIENAITKNKHFIECAVVGMPDEIKGEVPVAFVVLSSKGGPALGWKDIKVSEELKKEVTGEVMKSIGPISLPKEIYFVPDLPKTRSGKIMRRILKRFFTGEELGDLSTLANPEIVATIKKIVGIK; the protein is encoded by the coding sequence ATGTTAACAAAGAAGGGCGGTCTCTATTTTCCAAGTTCTGATTTTAAAAAAAGAGCGATTATCAAAAACAAAGAAATTTATAAAAAGTCATTAAAAAATCCGATTAAATTTTGGGAAGAAGCAGCAAATGAAATTTTATGGCAGAAAAAATGGAATAAAACTTTCTCGCACAAGCCCCCTTATTTTAGCTGGTTCTCGGGCGGGAAATTAAACATTACAGAAAATGCACTGGATAGAAATCTTGCAGAAAGAAGAAATAAGGTTGCATTAATCTGGGAGCCCGAGCCCTTTGAAGAAACACCAAGAATTCTTACTTATTATGAACTTTATAGGGCGGTAAACAGGTGCGCCAATGCCTTAAGAAAAATGGGGGTTAAGAAGGGAGATAGGGTTGGAATTTATTTGCCAATGATACCCGAGGTTTTAATTTCAATGCTTGCTTGCGCAAGAATTGGAGCTGTACACACAGTTGTTTTTTCGGCTTTTTCCTCCCAGGCCTTACAGGTGAGATTACAAGACACAGGAGCGAAGTTATTAATTACCGCTGATGGATATTATAGATCAGGCCAAGTTATAGATTTAAAAAAGAATGCTGATGAAGGAATTAAAAAAACAAAAGTTAAAAAAGTAATAGTAGTAAAAAGAGCAGGCAATAATGTTTCTATAAAGAAAGGAAAAGATTATTGGTGGAAGGATCTTATGAAAGGGGAGAGTGACTATTGCGAACCGGTTCAAATGGATAGCGAGGATTTGCAGTTTATTCTTTATACTTCAGGTTCAACCGGTAAGCCAAAAGGAATAGTTCATACTTGCGGTGGCTTTACCGTTCAGGCTTATCTTACTTCAAAATTGATTTTTGACCTAAGGGATGATGATATTTTTTGGTCAACAGCAGACATTGGCTGGATTACAGGGCATACATATTCATGCTATGGACCGTTATTAAATGGTGCAACTTTTGTTTTATTTGAAGGTTTGCCCAACTGGCCTTATCCAGAAAGGTGGTGTGATGTGATTGAAGAGCATGGAGTTACAACTTTCTATACTGCTCCTACCGCAATAAGAATGTTTCAGAAACAAATAAAAAAGATAAAACAAAAATTACAAACTCTGCAAATTATAGTTTCAGTAGGTGAACCAATTAACGAAAAGGCATGGAATTGGTATTTTGAAGAAGTTGGCAAGAAGAATTGTCCTTTACTTGATACTTGGTGGCAGACAGAGACAGGTGGAATTTTAGTAACTTCTTTACCGGGCATTGGACCCTTCAAGCCCACCTTTACAGGACTTCCATTGCCAGGCGTTAAAATTGATATTTTAGACGATAAAGGAAAATCTTTACCCAAAAACAAAGAGGGTAATCTTGTTATCTTACCGCCCTTTACACCAGGTATGTTGCGAGGAGTTTATAAGAATCACAAAAAATATGTTGAAACTTATTGGGCAGAGTATGGAGATAAAATTTACTTTACAAGCGATGGAGCGTATCGTGACAAAGATGGTCTTGTGAGAATTGTTGGCAGAGTGGATGATGTTATTAAGGTTGCAGGACATAGAGTCTCAACCGGAGAGATAGAAAATGCGATTACAAAAAACAAACACTTTATTGAATGTGCGGTTGTGGGTATGCCAGACGAGATTAAAGGTGAGGTTCCTGTAGCATTTGTTGTTTTATCCTCCAAGGGCGGACCAGCCTTGGGCTGGAAAGATATAAAGGTGAGTGAAGAACTTAAAAAGGAAGTTACGGGCGAGGTAATGAAAAGTATTGGTCCTATCTCGCTGCCCAAAGAAATTTATTTTGTTCCTGATTTGCCAAAAACAAGGAGCGGTAAAATAATGAGAAGAATTCTAAAGAGATTTTTTACAGGCGAGGAACTTGGAGATCTTTCAACTCTTGCAAATCCAGAAATTGTTGCCACCATTAAAAAAATTGTCGGGATTAAATAA
- a CDS encoding small multi-drug export protein, with product MIFPPEFLVFLLAMAPISELRGAIPTGVAIFGLSFWKVFCIAFFGNLIPVALILLFLEPVSKFLRKNSKFFDRFFNWLFEKTRKKVSPKIKNYEKLGLTLFVAIPLPITGGWTGAVAAFLLGLPFKVAFPLITIGVFIAGVIVSILTLSGVAIGEVFGWVTFVLAILVILFFYFLYKLITKK from the coding sequence ATGATTTTCCCTCCAGAGTTTTTAGTTTTTCTTTTAGCGATGGCGCCAATTTCGGAACTTAGAGGAGCTATTCCAACTGGCGTTGCAATTTTTGGTCTTTCTTTTTGGAAAGTTTTTTGCATTGCTTTTTTTGGAAATTTAATTCCCGTTGCCTTGATCTTATTATTTTTAGAACCTGTTTCTAAATTTTTGCGAAAGAATTCAAAGTTTTTTGATAGATTTTTCAATTGGCTTTTTGAAAAAACTAGAAAAAAAGTTTCCCCCAAAATTAAAAATTACGAGAAGTTAGGGCTTACTTTGTTTGTCGCAATACCACTTCCAATAACTGGTGGTTGGACAGGAGCGGTCGCTGCTTTTTTATTAGGGTTACCTTTTAAAGTCGCTTTTCCTTTGATTACAATTGGCGTTTTTATAGCAGGTGTTATTGTTTCTATATTAACTTTGTCAGGCGTTGCTATTGGAGAAGTTTTTGGATGGGTTACTTTTGTTCTAGCTATTTTGGTTATCTTATTTTTTTATTTTTTGTATAAGTTAATAACAAAGAAATAG
- a CDS encoding glycosyltransferase family 4 protein produces MKICFVSAHPMTYPGGVQNHILALKKEYEKRGHEVKIIYAKDKSSKNGKKDEILFGRSVYLPGNASKANLSLEFNTRNIKKNLEKEDFDVLHFQNFGIFLPWQVLRASRKIKGKRALNVLTLHAFWDASRMLKILSGFFSSYFLPKFDALITVSEPVSKQIRYNGISEIIPNGIDLKNFSPEGEKIKKFCDDKINILFVGRIEERKGLIYLLKAFEILKAKYKDIRLIVVGDGFDRKKMERFAEYRKIQDVFFEGEATNEELPRYYRTADICCFPAIFGEAFGIVLLEAMASGKPVVAFSNAGYKEVLVAKGKDFLVEPKNIKGLSEKLERLIQNKELRESLGNWGRIEAEKYSWLKIASKSLNFYDKVIKSKSQ; encoded by the coding sequence ATGAAAATTTGTTTTGTTTCTGCTCATCCAATGACATATCCCGGGGGCGTTCAAAATCATATTTTAGCTTTAAAAAAAGAATATGAAAAAAGAGGGCATGAAGTAAAAATAATTTATGCCAAAGATAAATCATCTAAGAATGGAAAGAAAGACGAAATTTTATTTGGTAGGTCAGTTTATCTTCCTGGTAATGCTTCAAAAGCGAATCTAAGCTTAGAGTTTAACACCAGAAATATTAAAAAAAACTTAGAAAAAGAGGATTTTGATGTTTTACATTTTCAAAACTTTGGGATTTTTTTGCCTTGGCAGGTATTAAGGGCTTCAAGAAAAATAAAAGGAAAAAGGGCTTTGAACGTTTTAACTTTGCATGCTTTTTGGGATGCTTCAAGAATGCTCAAGATATTATCAGGATTTTTTAGTAGTTATTTTTTGCCAAAGTTTGACGCGTTAATTACTGTATCTGAGCCAGTTTCAAAGCAAATAAGGTATAATGGTATATCTGAAATTATACCAAACGGCATCGACCTTAAAAATTTTTCTCCAGAGGGCGAGAAAATAAAAAAATTCTGCGATGATAAAATAAACATTCTTTTTGTTGGCAGAATTGAAGAGAGGAAGGGATTGATTTATCTTTTAAAAGCTTTTGAAATTTTGAAAGCAAAATATAAAGACATAAGATTAATAGTTGTGGGTGATGGTTTTGATAGGAAAAAAATGGAGAGATTTGCAGAGTATAGAAAAATTCAGGATGTTTTTTTTGAGGGCGAGGCTACAAACGAAGAGTTACCAAGATATTACAGGACAGCTGATATTTGTTGTTTTCCTGCGATATTCGGAGAAGCTTTTGGAATAGTTTTACTTGAGGCTATGGCCTCAGGAAAACCGGTAGTGGCTTTTTCCAATGCGGGCTATAAAGAAGTTTTAGTTGCAAAAGGAAAGGATTTTCTTGTAGAACCAAAGAATATTAAAGGATTATCAGAAAAGTTAGAGAGATTAATTCAGAATAAAGAATTAAGAGAAAGCCTTGGTAATTGGGGTAGAATAGAGGCGGAGAAATATTCCTGGCTCAAGATTGCCTCTAAATCTTTAAATTTTTATGATAAGGTGATAAAATCAAAATCACAATAA
- a CDS encoding DegV family protein, with protein MDNITKKELRKMIFFSQERIEKNKEKINKINVFPVPDQDTGGNLAKTLGGIKESIENKKFKDLDELANAALDGALEAAQGNAGVIYTGFLAGFLPAFQNRNPINAEKLSTAMREGAIKARQSIQDPKDGTILDVIDAAAETIEKESKKDKDIVSLFKKATKMANEALLATRDKMEVFKKANVVDAGGLGYLIILESYVDALEGSELREEEERSSEKVRKFVQTISFRYEVVFLIKNQRIKREELANRLEKIGDSIEILEVQDKTKVHVHTDDPDEVKKIARDAGEIQNLRTEDIAKEVAGEISVKESSIGIVVEETSDMPQKIIDKYRLGFVNHIIDWPEGEKLSGDNIYQKMREADKKGIKSLPKTSQASPKKFRDIFQKEFKKLPKNAEIISISLSSKLSGAFNSANQAKQIMPNPAKVFIFDSLNVSAGLALFILRAIELNGEKRDCGEIIKKLKNLIPNIYLYGVVEDPKWLESGGRMSHSQAVWVKRMQKIGIRPLITVKKGKIEKGGICFGVKDLSTAVFKKIKRTSRKARSSGKKIRVIINHCDNKEEAEKLRKKLKEIKAEVPYINLVSPVIGVHVGPGTLIAAWTIIN; from the coding sequence ATGGATAATATTACAAAAAAAGAGTTAAGGAAGATGATATTTTTTTCCCAGGAAAGAATTGAAAAAAACAAAGAAAAAATTAACAAGATTAATGTTTTTCCCGTACCGGATCAGGACACGGGTGGCAACTTAGCAAAGACGCTTGGAGGAATTAAAGAATCAATTGAAAATAAAAAATTTAAAGATTTAGATGAACTTGCAAATGCCGCACTTGATGGTGCGCTTGAGGCAGCTCAAGGGAATGCCGGTGTAATTTATACCGGATTTTTGGCCGGATTTTTGCCGGCTTTTCAGAACAGAAATCCAATCAATGCTGAAAAATTATCAACAGCCATGAGAGAAGGAGCCATTAAAGCGAGGCAGTCAATTCAAGATCCAAAAGACGGCACAATTCTTGATGTAATTGACGCTGCCGCAGAGACCATTGAAAAAGAATCAAAGAAAGATAAAGACATAGTATCTCTTTTTAAGAAGGCAACAAAAATGGCAAATGAAGCTTTACTTGCGACCCGTGATAAAATGGAAGTTTTTAAAAAAGCAAATGTAGTTGATGCAGGTGGACTTGGATATCTTATAATACTTGAAAGCTATGTTGATGCTCTTGAGGGTAGCGAGCTTAGAGAAGAAGAAGAGAGATCGTCCGAAAAAGTAAGAAAGTTTGTACAAACAATCTCTTTTAGGTACGAAGTTGTTTTTTTAATTAAGAACCAGAGAATAAAAAGAGAAGAATTAGCAAATAGGCTTGAAAAAATTGGTGATTCCATTGAAATTTTGGAAGTACAAGACAAAACAAAAGTTCATGTTCATACTGATGATCCGGATGAAGTAAAGAAAATAGCAAGGGATGCGGGAGAAATTCAGAACTTAAGAACAGAAGACATAGCAAAGGAAGTTGCAGGAGAGATTTCCGTAAAAGAAAGTTCGATTGGTATTGTTGTTGAAGAAACTTCTGATATGCCACAAAAGATAATTGATAAATACAGGCTTGGTTTTGTAAATCACATTATAGATTGGCCAGAGGGAGAAAAATTATCTGGAGATAATATTTATCAAAAAATGAGAGAAGCTGACAAAAAAGGAATTAAGTCTCTTCCAAAAACATCTCAGGCTTCTCCTAAAAAATTTCGGGATATTTTTCAGAAGGAGTTTAAAAAATTGCCAAAAAACGCAGAAATTATTTCGATTTCACTATCCTCAAAGCTCTCGGGCGCATTTAATTCTGCTAATCAAGCAAAACAAATAATGCCAAATCCCGCAAAGGTTTTCATTTTTGATTCTTTAAATGTTAGTGCGGGGCTTGCTCTTTTTATTTTAAGAGCGATAGAGCTAAACGGAGAAAAAAGAGATTGTGGCGAAATTATAAAGAAACTAAAAAATTTAATTCCCAATATTTATTTGTATGGCGTTGTTGAAGATCCGAAATGGTTAGAATCTGGCGGGAGAATGAGTCATTCTCAGGCTGTTTGGGTAAAAAGAATGCAAAAAATAGGTATTCGTCCTTTAATCACGGTGAAGAAAGGAAAGATTGAAAAAGGAGGAATTTGTTTTGGAGTTAAGGATTTATCAACAGCTGTTTTTAAGAAAATAAAAAGAACCTCAAGAAAAGCAAGAAGTTCGGGTAAGAAGATAAGAGTAATCATTAATCACTGCGATAACAAAG